The genomic segment ACTTTGCGACGCCCACCAGCGCCGCGCCTTCCATATCGCAAAGGGAGGCCCGGGCAGCCAGCCGGCTGCGTGTTTCTGAATCAGAAATAAATGAGTTTCCAGTGGCTAGACGAGCCACCGGAAGACTTCCAACCCTGGCTAATTCCACACCATTTGGGCAAGGTTTTCCTGTCATATCCGCGATGATCTCACTACTAAAATCATGCTGGAAAACATAATCAATCTCATATACTCCAGCCATGCCATCAACCAGCGCTCCAGCCGTGCCAACATTAATGATTCGGCTTGGCAGAACCTCACGAGTAGCCAATTCTTTGGTCAGCATCATTGTGGCTGCCTGGGTTCCAATCCCAGTGACCAATAGATCAATTTCCAAAGGCAGGTGTGCAGCTTCCTCATGTGTGGCAGAAACATACAAAGTAGACGTCATGCTCGACAAGTTTAGAGTGCCCGCTTAGGTGGGGATGGAGTTCTACTCAAAACACAAAAAGCTGCGCCCCTCCTTATATAAGGGAGAACGCAGCTTCACAAAGCAATTACTAGTAACGAATCGCTACACGTCCATCAATCTTGCCGTTACGCATGCGATCAAGAACATCATTGACATCATCCAAAGAACATTCACTCACGGTTGGTTTGACCAAACCACGAGCAAAGAAATCAAGAGCCTCTGCCATATCTTGGCGAGTACCCACCAAAGAGCCACGAATCGTCAGGCCCTTGAACACAATATTGAACACAGATGCTGGGAATTCCCCTGGTGGCAGACCATTAAACACAATGGTGCCTGCACGACGAGCCATATCCAGAGCCTGACCAAAGGCAGCTTCGTGCACGGCAGTTACGAGCACACCATGAGCGCCACCATCAGTGAATTTTTGCACAGCTTCGCCTGGATCTTCGTTGCGAGCATTCACGGTAAATTCTGCGCCGTGTTTACGTGCAAGCTCCAATTTATCGTCGGAGATATCCACGGCAATGACCCGCAGCCCCATCGCAACTGCGTACTGGACTGCAATATGTCCCAGTCCGCCAACACCGGAGATCACCATGAACTGACCTGGACGCGTATCTGAAACCTTGAGTGCCTTATATACAGTCACACCAGCACACAGAATTGGTGCCGCTTCCAGGTAGTCCACACCGTCCGGGATGCGTGCTGCATAACGGGTATCTACCAGCATATACTGACCAAAGGATCCGTTCTGGGTGTAGCCACCATACTCAGCCTCATTGCACTGAGTTTCCTGGCCGGTGATGCAATATTCGCATGTGCCACATGCTGACCACAACCATGCGTTGCCGACAATATCGCCGACCTTAACATCATGATCTCCTGGACCAAGTTCAACGACTTCACCAACGCCTTCATGGCCTGGCACAAATGGCGGTTCCGGCTTTACTGGCCAATCGCCCTCCAAAGCGTGGAGGTCAGTGTGGCAAATGCCAGAAGTGAGAACCTTCACCAGCGCCTGATTTGGACCCGGCTTTGGCATGTCGATATCCTTTACGGTCACCTCATGACCAAACTTTTCAACAACAGCAGCGGTAAATTCTTGGGGTGCAGTAGTGGTCATAAAAACTCACTCCTATCTCGCTTGGATTACGTGGCAAACTGCTTGTGGCAGTTGATCTTTCACGGGATTTCCACCCAGAATCAACTATGTCTCACATTACAAACATGGCAACTTTGTGATTTAAATCATTTAATTACCGCCGTGCCCCACCCTAGTAAAATCCAAATAGTGTGAAAATGAAAACCTATTTAACCACCCCCGCGCATGACTAAGTCGCAGGTAAATTCAATCCAGGCCACACCCCCGCACAGCTTTTATTCAGGAAATAAATTCACAAAAAAGAACAAAACCACCCCCTAATGGAAAATATTTCCATTAAGCTTTTTAATTTTATTCTCGCTTCACACACTTCACCGAAATATCAGCCATCAAA from the Corynebacterium crudilactis genome contains:
- a CDS encoding nucleosidase, producing the protein MTSTLYVSATHEEAAHLPLEIDLLVTGIGTQAATMMLTKELATREVLPSRIINVGTAGALVDGMAGVYEIDYVFQHDFSSEIIADMTGKPCPNGVELARVGSLPVARLATGNSFISDSETRSRLAARASLCDMEGAALVGVAKYFGVPITLLKQVSDSADESASTTWFDAVDAGALELADAVKGF
- the adhP gene encoding alcohol dehydrogenase AdhP translates to MTTTAPQEFTAAVVEKFGHEVTVKDIDMPKPGPNQALVKVLTSGICHTDLHALEGDWPVKPEPPFVPGHEGVGEVVELGPGDHDVKVGDIVGNAWLWSACGTCEYCITGQETQCNEAEYGGYTQNGSFGQYMLVDTRYAARIPDGVDYLEAAPILCAGVTVYKALKVSDTRPGQFMVISGVGGLGHIAVQYAVAMGLRVIAVDISDDKLELARKHGAEFTVNARNEDPGEAVQKFTDGGAHGVLVTAVHEAAFGQALDMARRAGTIVFNGLPPGEFPASVFNIVFKGLTIRGSLVGTRQDMAEALDFFARGLVKPTVSECSLDDVNDVLDRMRNGKIDGRVAIRY